tTTTTGGTTTTTGAGGGTCCCCAAGTCCCATAGCTTCCTGCAAGCAAAGAGAGCTTGGcgtattcaatttaaaattttcaaataatatttaatatataatattcatgtaacatagaaaataatctatttattagtaattataaatttaattaataagtatAATTcagaataaaatatttttattatctcttacaaatttaattaataaatatttttgtattcattgataattttcattttaaaataagaatatttaattttattttattttaaaatatgatttattagtTTTTagcaaaataattaataaaatagaatcaattagtaatttaataaattttattgttattttttaagtgtaataGTTTAGAATGAAAATACtttatgtaataaattttaattttgtataaatataaatataaataaataataaattattttataattttttttagctcCTTTAAATATTATCCTCAAATTCTACCGCTATTTCTCATGCATTTTTTTTTACCTTATATTAAATTTCATTATATACTTAAATTTATATtgtttcataatatttaaatattttttaaagtttatacttttttatttttccatgagtaataattttttttattaacagaTATAATACATGCACATACTGATTAGTAATAGGAATACATTCCTGTTAAAATCacgataattttaataaaatttttgttcCTTTATAACCTAGACACATACATATTTCATATTTGATGTGAAATTTTAAAAGACTAAACTCAAAATATCCTTCATTTATTTACGAATTTCGACTAGAATTACATCAGAAAACTCAGTCCTccctttttttttacttaaacGCCTTATTTTTTGCAGATAAATAAAACATACGCACGCAAGTGAGTTAGGAAACTGAATAGGAAATCTCTCTACTTTCTTGCATCATAAAGATTTTCTTGACTAATTTGACAAAACTACAGAGATTCAAACAGAAAGACTATGTGAAGCATGCATCATAATTATACCCAACGTAAAATGCTTGCCTATACAGATATTGATCAACCAGCAAAGCCACGACTTCACTTGTATTCTTGGTCACAAATATTAGAATCTCCTGTTTATTAGAATCCTTTAAAAAAGATACACCAGAGAATAAttcaaaaaagagaaaaaaaaaaaaaaaaaaaaaaacagctaTTGTCTTATACCCACCAAAATGCAGTACTGCAGCTAGAAATACATCAAGCTCATCCCCATCATCCTCATCTTCTATACTTGGCAGCAAAATTAAGAAGGTTTTATCAATACTAAAATGGAGAAAGCACAGCTCGTGTTCGTCCCCGCCTCTGGTATGGGTCACCTTGTATCGGCGTTGGAAGTAGCAAAGCTTCTTCTTACCCGGTGTCACCAGCTCTCCATCACTGTCCTTGTCCTCAATCATTCTTCTGTCAGCTCAAAAGTTCATAACTATGTTGAATTGCAGAAAGCTTCTTCCTCCACTATATCCAATCGTCTTCGATTCATTGATCTGCCCAAAGACGagactaaattgtttaatttttcttctttcattgAGAGACAGAAACCCCATGTCAAAGAAGCTGGGTTGAAGATCACTCAGTCCGAGTCAAGCGTTGACTCTCCTCAGCTGGCAGGTTTTGTTATCGATATGTTTCGCACGCCGATGATAGATTTTCTTTACCTTGGGTGTAGCTTATCTTGGTCTCATGCTTTATGTGTAGAAGATTcgtgatgaagaaaattttaacCCCATTGAGTTCAGGGGCTCAACTGCTGAGTTACCAGTCCCGACTTTGGTAAACCCTTTTCCTGCTAGGATTATGCCTTCTGCGATGTTGAGCAAAGAGTGGCTTCCTCCTATACTTGACAACACAAGAAGGTTTGTAGAAGCTAAAGGTATTATAGTAAATACGTTCTTAGAGCTGGAATCACATGCGATTGAATCATTGAAATGCCTCCTGTTTACCCTGTTGGACCCATTTTGGATGTGGGGTTGGATGAAAGAAACACTCACCAAGAAATCATGCAATGGCTTGATGATCAGCCTCCTTCATCTGTGTTGTTCTTTCTTGTGCTTTGGGAGCAACGAAGGTTTGATGAGGATCAAGTGAAAGAGATTGCTTTGCTCTAATGCATGGTGGTTATCGATTCTTGTGGTCCCTAAGCCAACCACCACCTTCTGGTCTTTTAGCAACTCCTAGTGATTATGAAGATCCACAAGAAATCTTGCCCGAAGGATTCTTCCATCAAACGTCTGGGATTGGGAAGGTGATCGGTAGAGTGGGCTCCACAAGCGGCTGCCTTGGCTCATTCAGCAATAGGAGGATTTTTTCACATTGTGGATGGAATTCTGTGCTAGAGAGCATATGGTTTGGAGTCCCAATTGCCACGTGGCCAATGTATGCAGAGCAACAGTTTAATGCCTTTGAAATGGTGATAGATTTGGGATTAGCGGTGGACATTAGAATGGACTATAGGAATGACGGTGGAGTAATTGCGTATAGCAATGAAATAGAGAGAGGAATAAAGTGTTTGATGGAGCATGATAATgagaaaaggaagaaagtgaaggagaTGAGTGAGAGGAGTAGAATGGCCTTAATGAATGGTTGATCTTCATACTGTTGGTTAGGTAATTTAATAAAAGATGTGATGGACAATTTAGTATAAAACAATTGTAATaaagtatttattttatatctatgGTTCATTCATTTCATAATCCTATGTATAAGCAACTCTCATACTATAGGATCCTTAGATTCTATAGCCAATGATACAAAACTCCTGGAATTGAACGGCAACTTCGCTGTCGCTAGTATTGAATGTATTGTGTAGTGGGGCTCCAAAACAGCTTTTTTGATCGTAATGCTTCAGCTGCAAAAACCAGTGGAGcaacattaaaataatatattttttttctaacaTGTAAAACTTGCATTAAAAGGCTGTAAGGCTTAATACAACCTGTATTTAAAGAAAATAGTTGAAGAAAAAAGGAAGCCTATAGTATTTAGTTGGTAACAAGCCCAAGAGAATCAACTCAATCCAAACTTAACCAAAACCTAAATCCATAAATCAAATCCATTCATAGCTTTAAAACACTAAGGGCATGTTTTGTATGGCTTAATTAAACTTATAATGTAATATCGATTATATTACATATTTGATTACGTTGtttgataatataaaaaaaattaaacgtaataaaataataattatgtaacataattaattatacttaaaataaCATAATAGTTAttacatataaaaattaatattatcataATTACTTGTTTTGACTCTTTTATTTATTGTAAATACTTTTATCACTACCACTATTTGACTATCATCATACTATTACTACCACCATCACTATCCTATTACTACTATCGCCATCGCTATCACTGACCACCCTTATCACCACATAAGAATGGTCACTTCTACCACCACCAAACCTCTATCACCACTACTACCTCACTTTATTACTACTAACACCATCTAATTATCATATCGCCACCACCACTAACACTCAGTCACTAGCTACTATTATTTGACTACAAGTCACTATAACTATTATAACTTATTAtaacattttaaataaattaaatattaaaataaaattattattatattatattatttatatttttatagatcCAAAACCATAACTACAAAAGCAGGTTAAATTTGAAAAACCTTCACTATTTCGATCCTGCTTGCAAGAAAACAGAACCAGAACACCTATTTACTCACAAACTAGTTGAGGGAGGGCTTCAACCATAACTAGGAGAGGAAGATTCATCATCTCCCCTTATCCCGGAGGGCAGGGGAAGCCTTCGGAAAACAAAAAGCTCGGCGGTTCCAAGAGAGCGACGAGACTTgagaaaacagaaaaaaaaaagttgtctTTAATTGATATTAGAAAAACCAAATCAAAATTTACGCTAGATATTAATCAGATAATAATTGAGTTGTAATTCCCCAGGGCCAAATTCGATGGGTTCTATCGTTATACATCTTTTTCAATTGCTTTCATCATTTAAAGATTCTAACAATGCATTGATGCGGAGATCAATGAAAAACTTAagacttaatttataaaaaattaagatataaatatgtgaattttatttatttaatatatacatcTCACTATATATAACGTTTCTTAAATCCATTATGGACCAAATAAGAATTTCCTATGAATCAAAGTTGGGATCCTCTGTGTTATAATGGAACAAAATCTTTCTTTATTCGCTCTCCATTCACTGACAATTGCAGGACAATTTTGATCTTAAAACGAAAGTTCTGCATATCgggccaaaaaaataaaaatttggttGAATTGAACGTGATCAAAAAGCATAGGGAGGGCGAAGCTATATGTAACTAGTGGGGACCATGGTCCTCAACTCCCACAGctccttttaattttattttccccTTTTACATATTATCTTCCAGCTTCATCGCTGCTCACCatacatttttttattactttaacTTGTTTGAGCTTATTTAAcccaagcaataataaaaaaaaaaaacataaaaatagcCGGGATAAGCTTCTAGGAATCATGATGAAGAAACTAAATATTACAGTACATAAAGTCAAGGGCATGTTGGCAACTGGAATCTACACAGGAATCATGCAGAAGCAATTAATTcttttctttattaatttaaaaattacataATTCAAACAGAAAGACTTTTTATTTTTAGGATAAACAGAAAGACTTTGTGATTCTTGCAGTTTTAATATGTGAATTCTATTTTACAAAATGCATTTTAAACCATCATGCATGGATCAAATATAGACCAGACCTGTAAACTTTAAATGCTTGTCTATAGAAATAGACCAACCAGCAAAGCCATGACATCACTTGTATTCTAGGCCACCAATGACAGAATTTGCCGTTTAGAATACTTCAAGAAAGAAAGACCAAAACAACTTTTGTCTTATACCCACCTGAATGTAGTACTGTCAGCTACAAATACCTCAAGCTTATCAGGATCATCCTCATCTTCAATACTTGGTggcaaaattaagaaaattatatCAATACAAAATGGAGAAAGCACAGCTTGTGTTCGTCCTAGCCCCTGCTATGGGCCACCTTGTATCGGCAGTGGAAGTAGCAAGGCTTCTTCTTAACCGTCATGACTTGCTTTCCATCACTGTCCTTGTCCTCAATCATTCTTCTGTCAACTCCGGAGTTCGTAACTACGTTGAGTCGCAAAGAGCTTCCTCTTCCACTATATCCAATAGTCTTCGATTCATTGACCTGCCCAAAGACGAGCATGAATCATTTAGTTTCTCTTCTCTCGCTGAGAGACAGAAACCCCATGTCAAAGAAGCTGTGTTGAAGATCACTCAGTCCGAGTCAAGCATCGACTCGCCTCAGCTGGCAGGTTTTGTTATTGATATGTTCTACACGCCAATGATAGATGTGGCCAATGAATTTGGTGTTCCGTCTTACATTTTCTTTACGTCGAGTGCAGCTTCTCTTGGTTTCATGCTTTATGTGCAGAAGATTCATGATGAAGAGAAATTTGATCCCGCTGAGTTCAAGGACTCAGATTCTGAGTTACCAGTGCCGAGTCTGGTAAACCCACTTCCTGCTAGGGTTATGCCTTCCCAATGTTGAGCAAAAAGCAGCTTCCTCCTTTACTGGAAAATGCAAGAAGGTATGGAGAAGCTAAGGGTATTATAGTAAATACGTTCTTGGAGCTAGAATCCCATGCGATTGAGTCTTTCAAAATACCTCCTATTTATCCTGTAGGACCCATTTTGGATGTAAGGTCGGATGGAAGAAGCAATCACCAAGAAATCATGCAATGGCTTGATGATCAACCTCTGTCATCAGTTGTATTCCTATGCTTTGGGAGTATGGGAAGTTTTGGTGAGGATCAAGTGAAAGAGATAGCCTGCGCATTAGAGCATAGTGGTTATCGATTCTTGTGGTCCCTACGCCGACCACCGCCTCCGGGTCTCCTGGTATCTCCCAGTGACTATGAGGATCCACAAGAAGTCTTGCCTAAAGGTTTCTTGGATCGAACAACCAAGATTGGAAGGGTGATGGGGTGGGCTCCACAAGTGGCTGTCTTGGCCCATCCAGCCATAGGAGGATTTGTTTCACATTGTGGATGGAATTCTGTGCTAGAAAGCATATGGTTTGGTGTCCCAATTGCCACGTGGCCAATGTATGCAGAGCAACAGTTTAATGCATTTGAAATGGTGATTGAATTGGGATTAGCAGTGGAAATTAAAATGGATTATAGGAATGACAGTGGAATAATTGTGAATTGCGATGAAATAGAGAGAGGCATAAAATGTTTGATGGAGCatgatagtaagaaaagaaagaaggtgAAGGAGATGAGTGAGAGGAGTAGAATGGCCTTAATGGATGGTGGATCTTCACACTTTTATTTAGGTAATCTAATCACAGATGTGATGGATAATTTAGGATAAAACAATTGTAAAAGTACTGCTTCTCTTTGTAATATAGAGAATAAATCTCATATTATTATATGAATGATGTATATACGTTAGatgtatttaataataatttcttatactttatattttcatgaatttaattaattttacttaattaaatccgacaaatttgataaaattcaCAAATGTATACTAAGGCTTAAATACACTATAtgctaattttaaaattaattattgttaaatttcactaattattttaaaaataactaaGCATAGAGTTTTTGAAATCTACAAATTAAACGTTCCATTTTCATTCGCATCCCATTTCTAAGACTAACCAAGATACCTACCATGGTATATTTGGTGGGAAGAATGAAACATATAAATAAAatctatatatttatttataaaaaatttgataatttattaataaGTATCGTTATATAAAtataacataatatatatatatatatatatatatatatatatatatatagaaaattaaaAGTCTTTATTCAGTGATGATTTAGGTAGGTAAAAGAGAATAATCTTATGAATAATAACCgatattttttctttttgaacGATTAAAGAAATCTTCTGTAATGTTATGCTCTCAGAAACTCACTACCTTTGTGGTTCGCAAACGAATTTAAATTACCAAATATAAATAGATAAAACTACAATAAATATAGACTTTGATTACACTTTTTTTAACATTTTGTACATGACGTTAAAGTAACAAATAATATTAAGGTAATATATTTAGACATTAAAAAAACATATAACGTAATAAATAATAtacataacatcatgcatgataatACTGTAAATTTGTATGAAAGtgtcacgatccaacctatgggccggaccggcactaggacttgggccagcctaaagcccccgaggcccgtagtaagccttaactattcatttacccaactctaaggcccatttgggcccaatatcaagaaaacaaactgacagagtccgccataaatggactttccaacgggagttttcactcacccgacctataaacataataaatactcaattgggagctcaccaccctccacatactcatatcctcataaaataaatgggagctcactcctcatccaatccatcaaacatgcatatcattatacgcttacagtccaacatgataataatattacagcacataatcaaataaatacttctaacacatgcggaaattctaggagtaaataaaattacacaaatatcgataatcaactccgaaggagaaaagcagttaaccaaaataaaatcctcccgtAGTCTCTgtaaaaatattgaacagagtgagcgtcgactcagagagtaaaatatcaattttaaccataatctctataactatctaaaactaatgcactcgtagagtgaaatgcaacatcaacaacattttcacatcataacatcaaaaggtaatttggagcactcacgcactcgtagcatcaatcataacatatgggagccgatcccctatacgcctctcttaaatccaactcgtgcctgaagaactcaagcctgactttcgcttaataaaccaaatcgagggtcccaataagaactcaagccgtgactaccctcaaggatcgggtcccaaagaaagaactcaagccgtgactacccgccctatccatagtccacaccacatcacacgcacgccaacgcacgcacaccgctccaaattaccacaa
This sequence is a window from Hevea brasiliensis isolate MT/VB/25A 57/8 chromosome 10, ASM3005281v1, whole genome shotgun sequence. Protein-coding genes within it:
- the LOC131169576 gene encoding anthocyanidin 3-O-glucosyltransferase 1-like; the encoded protein is MHGGYRFLWSLSQPPPSGLLATPSDYEDPQEILPEGFFHQTSGIGKVIGRVGSTSGCLGSFSNRRIFSHCGWNSVLESIWFGVPIATWPMYAEQQFNAFEMVIDLGLAVDIRMDYRNDGGVIAYSNEIERGIKCLMEHDNEKRKKVKEMSERSRMALMNG
- the LOC131169575 gene encoding anthocyanidin 3-O-glucosyltransferase 1-like, yielding MEKAQLVFVPASGMGHLVSALEVAKLLLTRCHQLSITVLVLNHSSVSSKVHNYVELQKASSSTISNRLRFIDLPKDETKLFNFSSFIERQKPHVKEAGLKITQSESSVDSPQLKIRDEENFNPIEFRGSTAELPVPTLVNPFPARIMPSAMLSKEWLPPILDNTRRFVEAKGIIVNTFLELESHAIESLKCLLFTLLDPFWMWGWMKETLTKKSCNGLMISLLHLCCSFLCFGSNEGLMRIK
- the LOC110658724 gene encoding LOW QUALITY PROTEIN: anthocyanidin 3-O-glucosyltransferase 2 (The sequence of the model RefSeq protein was modified relative to this genomic sequence to represent the inferred CDS: inserted 1 base in 1 codon): MEKAQLVFVLAPAMGHLVSAVEVARLLLNRHDLLSITVLVLNHSSVNSGVRNYVESQRASSSTISNSLRFIDLPKDEHESFSFSSLAERQKPHVKEAVLKITQSESSIDSPQLAGFVIDMFYTPMIDVANEFGVPSYIFFTSSAASLGFMLYVQKIHDEEKFDPAEFKDSDSELPVPSLVNPLPARVMPSXMLSKKQLPPLLENARRYGEAKGIIVNTFLELESHAIESFKIPPIYPVGPILDVRSDGRSNHQEIMQWLDDQPLSSVVFLCFGSMGSFGEDQVKEIACALEHSGYRFLWSLRRPPPPGLLVSPSDYEDPQEVLPKGFLDRTTKIGRVMGWAPQVAVLAHPAIGGFVSHCGWNSVLESIWFGVPIATWPMYAEQQFNAFEMVIELGLAVEIKMDYRNDSGIIVNCDEIERGIKCLMEHDSKKRKKVKEMSERSRMALMDGGSSHFYLGNLITDVMDNLG